In a genomic window of Mucilaginibacter sp. KACC 22063:
- a CDS encoding DUF3810 domain-containing protein encodes MSRLKAFAKNKVVIIILLAAIIVIITNLPPQFVETFYSEGLYKGISWILHPLLGWLPFSVGDLIYIAVIGYLIYAVFNFFRLLFTARFKAVGTAVLKFFIGFEIAICLFYLLWGINYSRPAAADLLNLRDTSYTIKDVATVTKLLIDSTNTLRNELKPQDFNRDNSAIYDTAVSAVKRLSTVSPKYQSIVPRIKPSLITPLLNYLETSGYFNPFTGEAQLNWQMPVFDRPFTACHEMAHQIGFGREDEADFGGYLAGIRSRDKLQRYSAYYAGTIEFLRYLRRRDTTAHHQLKAMLNTGVRQDLKTDSLYWTKYAGQIGMISGRFYDNFLKANKQPAGLYTYNRMIRLTMAWYKREDVWK; translated from the coding sequence GTGAGCAGGTTAAAAGCATTTGCAAAAAATAAGGTTGTCATCATCATATTATTGGCAGCAATAATTGTAATCATCACCAATTTGCCGCCGCAATTTGTAGAGACTTTTTACAGCGAAGGCTTATATAAAGGTATTAGCTGGATCCTGCACCCGCTTTTAGGTTGGTTGCCCTTTAGCGTTGGTGATTTGATTTACATCGCAGTGATTGGCTATTTAATTTATGCGGTATTCAATTTCTTCCGCTTACTCTTTACAGCCAGATTTAAAGCCGTTGGTACTGCGGTACTAAAGTTCTTTATTGGTTTTGAAATAGCTATTTGCTTGTTTTACCTGCTTTGGGGCATTAATTATTCGCGCCCGGCAGCTGCCGACTTACTTAATCTGCGAGACACCAGTTATACCATTAAAGATGTTGCCACAGTTACAAAGCTGCTTATTGATAGTACCAACACCTTACGGAATGAATTAAAGCCGCAAGATTTTAACCGCGACAATAGCGCTATTTATGATACTGCTGTTAGTGCGGTAAAAAGATTAAGTACCGTATCTCCTAAATACCAAAGTATAGTACCGCGAATAAAACCATCGCTGATTACGCCATTGCTTAATTACCTCGAAACGTCAGGTTATTTTAACCCGTTTACCGGTGAAGCACAGCTGAACTGGCAAATGCCTGTGTTCGACCGTCCGTTTACAGCCTGCCATGAAATGGCACACCAGATAGGTTTTGGCAGGGAGGACGAAGCTGACTTCGGCGGTTACCTGGCAGGTATACGTTCGCGGGATAAACTACAGCGATATTCGGCTTACTATGCAGGCACAATCGAATTTTTACGCTACCTGCGTCGCCGTGATACCACTGCACATCACCAGTTAAAAGCCATGCTGAATACCGGTGTGCGGCAAGACTTGAAAACTGATAGTCTGTACTGGACAAAATACGCCGGACAGATCGGTATGATCAGCGGCCGCTTTTACGATAATTTCTTAAAAGCCAATAAACAACCCGCCGGCCTGTATACCTACAACCGCATGATCAGGCTGACCATGGCTTGGTATAAGCGCGAGGATGTATGGAAATAA
- a CDS encoding bifunctional helix-turn-helix transcriptional regulator/GNAT family N-acetyltransferase — protein MEFYDKTGKMAIGSRLRRLSEKITEQAGQVYGFYDIDLQPKWFPVFYALSTGEQKTITQIAQEIGHSHPSVSTIIKEMMRKGIAEEAKHTGDARRNYVQLTESGLAINDRIQHQYTDVNAAIEKALSETNNNLWKAIEEWEYLLEQKSLDKRVAEEKKMRESKEVEIVAYRPEFKSAFREINEEWISTWFKMEEADYRSLDHPQEYIIDKGGYVLIALYNGEPVGTCALIKMDEHKFEMAKMAVSPKAKGKGIGELLGKAAIAKAKSAGANKLYLESNTVLKPALSLYQKLGFKKITGVPSPYERCNIQMELDI, from the coding sequence ATGGAATTTTATGATAAGACGGGTAAGATGGCTATTGGTAGCCGCCTGCGCCGGTTAAGCGAAAAAATAACAGAACAGGCCGGCCAGGTATATGGCTTTTACGATATTGATCTGCAGCCGAAGTGGTTTCCTGTGTTTTACGCTTTATCTACAGGCGAACAGAAAACCATTACGCAAATAGCACAGGAGATCGGGCATTCGCACCCTTCGGTAAGTACAATTATAAAAGAAATGATGCGCAAAGGCATTGCCGAAGAGGCAAAACATACCGGCGATGCACGCCGTAATTATGTTCAACTTACCGAAAGCGGGCTGGCAATAAATGACCGCATACAACACCAGTACACCGATGTGAATGCAGCTATTGAAAAAGCATTAAGCGAAACCAACAACAACCTGTGGAAAGCCATAGAAGAGTGGGAATACCTGCTCGAGCAAAAAAGTCTGGATAAACGTGTAGCCGAAGAAAAGAAAATGAGAGAAAGTAAAGAAGTAGAAATAGTAGCATATCGCCCCGAATTTAAAAGTGCGTTCAGGGAGATCAATGAAGAATGGATCTCAACCTGGTTTAAAATGGAAGAAGCTGATTACCGTTCGCTCGATCATCCGCAGGAATATATCATTGATAAAGGCGGCTATGTACTAATTGCCCTTTATAACGGAGAACCTGTTGGCACCTGTGCATTAATAAAAATGGACGAGCATAAATTTGAGATGGCTAAAATGGCGGTATCGCCAAAAGCTAAGGGCAAAGGCATTGGTGAGTTACTGGGTAAAGCTGCCATTGCAAAAGCTAAATCGGCTGGAGCAAACAAACTCTACCTGGAAAGTAACACCGTTTTAAAGCCAGCATTAAGCCTTTACCAAAAGCTTGGCTTTAAGAAAATCACCGGTGTGCCTTCCCCTTATGAGCGCTGCAATATCCAGATGGAATTGGATATTTAA
- a CDS encoding phosphoribosylpyrophosphate synthetase, translating into MKQKFHYATITQAIEELKKQGFTLDLNLKENQFLVGEQAYPADEFEIVDLYRYEGPSDPADESIVYALASKSGLKGLLVSGYGNSTDEDSANTLQQLHYKYLHHYGE; encoded by the coding sequence ATGAAACAGAAATTTCATTATGCTACCATAACCCAGGCTATTGAAGAGTTAAAGAAACAAGGCTTCACACTCGACCTTAACTTAAAAGAGAACCAGTTTTTAGTGGGCGAGCAGGCATATCCTGCCGATGAGTTTGAGATTGTTGACCTGTATCGTTACGAAGGCCCGTCAGACCCTGCGGACGAATCCATTGTTTATGCGCTGGCTTCTAAATCAGGCTTAAAGGGCTTACTGGTATCAGGTTACGGCAACTCAACAGACGAGGATTCTGCAAATACCTTACAACAACTGCATTACAAATACCTCCACCATTACGGAGAGTAA
- a CDS encoding AsmA family protein: protein MPKWLKILLKVLAGVILFVLLLLTGLGIYINTHKAKVIALINQKLNSSLDGKVEIGDMSASFFKNFPHASLSLSNVVIRDKRWAEHKHTLLDAKDFDVAVNTGPLLSGTISIDHIDINNAAIDIYSDSTGYSNTSIFKKKNKKENKTDKSGSSADAELSRFNLNNVSLTINNQQANKLYKFDVDQLNGKMDFPDSGWVGNVHLKVRSRSLAFKTSNGSFIKDKLIEGDLKAGYNEGKDIINVHSDNLSIGGDVFKLNALFTPAPKSRNFKFHLIADQILWKDAASLVSNNISKTLYKFNLEKPISIDATISGNFGGGDPLLYITTVVKNNKLNAPGIVIDNCSFNGLFTNEYLKGKGLTDENSIINFYKFTGTYKHVPFTTDTASVINLTTPIIRGNFRAKFPLSDMNYMMPQVAKFSAGNADINMRFKADVVNLQINKPFIAGHINFNNADINYVPSGLNFRNSSVAISIENGNLAIDNLRLQSGHSIVTMQGKAENLMNLYYDAPEKIVINWYINSPQIHIAEFLGYLNNHASRKSAGGRSSRTANSRDLIDQLSTVLNKSQADFHMRVAKVYYKKFVATNAVMDVNLSEDGIEIKDFNVKHAGGSLAIRGRILQDNTSNRFNITSVVTRANIQQFFYQFNNFGLTGPTYQNLRGYLSAKAQISGTLTSAGDLVPRSLNGKVLLNLTDGALLNFNPLKTVGKIAFPFRDLNNIQIPKLDAQFDINGEKITIHPMQITSSVINADVAGIYSLGRGTDISLDVPLRNPKKDTSITDKAELEKKRYKGIVLHLKAKDDGTGKVKIGLK, encoded by the coding sequence ATGCCCAAATGGTTAAAAATTCTATTAAAAGTACTGGCAGGTGTCATCCTGTTTGTGCTTTTATTGCTCACAGGTTTGGGCATCTATATTAACACGCACAAAGCCAAAGTAATTGCGCTTATTAATCAAAAGCTAAACAGCAGCCTTGACGGCAAAGTTGAGATCGGCGACATGTCGGCATCGTTTTTCAAAAACTTTCCGCATGCCTCTTTATCGCTAAGCAATGTGGTGATAAGGGATAAAAGATGGGCCGAGCATAAACATACTTTGCTTGATGCCAAAGACTTTGATGTAGCTGTAAATACAGGGCCGCTATTATCTGGCACAATAAGTATTGATCATATTGATATTAACAATGCAGCTATAGATATTTACTCTGACAGTACCGGTTACAGCAATACATCTATCTTTAAAAAGAAGAATAAGAAAGAAAACAAAACTGATAAAAGTGGCAGCAGTGCCGATGCCGAATTGAGCCGTTTTAACCTGAATAATGTCAGCCTGACTATTAATAATCAACAAGCTAATAAGCTATATAAGTTTGATGTTGATCAGCTAAACGGTAAAATGGATTTCCCCGATTCTGGCTGGGTGGGTAATGTACATTTAAAAGTAAGATCCCGCAGTCTGGCATTCAAAACATCCAACGGCAGTTTTATAAAAGATAAGTTGATTGAGGGCGATCTTAAAGCAGGCTACAATGAAGGCAAGGATATTATCAATGTACATTCGGATAACCTGAGCATTGGCGGCGATGTATTTAAACTTAATGCCCTCTTCACTCCTGCACCTAAATCGCGCAACTTTAAGTTTCACTTAATTGCCGACCAGATCCTATGGAAAGATGCGGCATCGCTGGTATCAAATAATATCTCTAAAACGCTTTATAAATTCAACCTGGAGAAACCTATATCAATAGATGCTACCATCTCAGGAAATTTTGGTGGTGGTGATCCCTTGCTTTACATAACCACAGTTGTTAAAAATAATAAGCTTAATGCTCCGGGTATAGTGATTGATAATTGCAGCTTCAACGGATTGTTTACCAATGAGTATTTGAAAGGTAAAGGTTTAACTGACGAAAATTCGATCATCAACTTTTATAAATTCACTGGCACCTACAAGCATGTTCCCTTTACAACGGACACGGCCAGCGTTATCAACTTAACCACGCCTATCATCAGGGGTAATTTCAGGGCGAAGTTCCCGCTTTCTGACATGAACTATATGATGCCGCAGGTGGCCAAGTTTAGTGCCGGTAATGCTGATATCAATATGCGGTTTAAGGCTGATGTGGTAAACCTGCAAATCAATAAACCATTTATTGCCGGTCATATTAACTTTAATAATGCTGATATTAATTATGTACCGTCAGGACTAAATTTCAGAAACTCTTCCGTGGCTATTTCAATAGAAAACGGCAACCTGGCCATTGATAACCTGCGTTTACAAAGCGGACACAGCATTGTAACTATGCAGGGCAAAGCAGAAAACCTGATGAACCTGTATTATGATGCGCCGGAGAAAATTGTGATTAATTGGTACATCAACAGCCCTCAGATACATATTGCTGAGTTTTTAGGATATCTTAATAATCATGCTTCCAGAAAGTCGGCAGGTGGCAGGTCATCAAGAACGGCAAACAGCCGCGACCTGATAGACCAGTTGAGTACGGTACTTAATAAATCACAGGCAGACTTCCATATGCGCGTTGCCAAAGTATACTACAAAAAGTTTGTGGCTACCAACGCCGTTATGGATGTTAACTTATCTGAAGACGGCATAGAGATCAAAGACTTTAATGTAAAACACGCAGGAGGCTCTTTGGCTATACGCGGCCGGATTTTACAGGACAATACATCAAACCGGTTTAATATTACCAGCGTTGTTACCCGGGCCAACATTCAGCAGTTCTTTTACCAGTTTAACAATTTCGGCTTAACAGGCCCTACTTATCAAAACCTTCGTGGTTATTTATCAGCAAAGGCACAGATAAGCGGTACGCTAACATCTGCCGGAGATCTGGTTCCGCGTTCGCTTAATGGTAAAGTGCTTCTGAACCTTACCGATGGCGCATTACTAAACTTTAATCCGCTGAAAACGGTTGGTAAAATTGCGTTCCCATTCCGTGATTTAAATAATATCCAGATACCAAAGCTTGATGCTCAGTTTGACATCAACGGCGAAAAGATCACCATTCATCCTATGCAGATTACGTCAAGCGTAATTAATGCCGATGTGGCTGGTATCTATAGCTTGGGCAGGGGTACGGATATTTCTTTAGATGTACCGCTCAGGAACCCGAAGAAAGACACCTCCATTACAGATAAAGCGGAATTAGAAAAGAAAAGATATAAAGGCATAGTGTTGCACCTTAAAGCTAAGGACGATGGCACCGGCAAAGTAAAAATTGGGCTGAAATAG
- a CDS encoding TonB family protein: protein MSKQRHDISQIKKYLNGELDARAMHKLEREALDDPFLMDALQGYEQLNSDPENDLANLHQRLSNRVQQQQRKIVRLWPLISVAASVLVFVMVGAWWLLRNQKKGQLPVPVNQVVVNPSIIEPPVEKKPSPIPIVKQPVIAQAKPRYNKPAIVAEVAPAIQSSATDSSALDFRTNLVAAAKAPNRVALRGGNRINIRGISSIDTSKHPLYIVDGIPANNIDKINPNEIASINILKKDSASTALYGYRAANGVVLITTKHGQQAYARIGTKADSSKMLNEVVVTGYLPQKKQEVSMAAATVIGQSSNYALQGKLAGVEVNSKRLTKKDSLITVTGRVIDSDDKQPLPGVSISVAGKDKHAVTDAQGRFTLQVNKKDVLNTGYVGYETQQVKVRGDSLNIVLNHQSMALNEVVVGYGEQKQQIITAHPVNGWKAFKNYLKANAAAQTKGGVVKVKFTVNIDGSLSDFIIVKSLNEVADITAIALIKNGPKWQPNANNKAESIKVKIRFPQKD from the coding sequence GTGAGTAAGCAAAGGCACGACATATCGCAGATTAAGAAGTATCTCAACGGAGAGCTTGATGCCCGCGCCATGCATAAACTGGAACGCGAAGCCCTTGATGATCCTTTTTTAATGGATGCCTTGCAAGGTTATGAGCAGCTTAATTCTGATCCTGAAAATGATCTTGCCAACCTGCATCAGCGTTTAAGTAACAGGGTGCAGCAGCAACAGAGAAAAATTGTGCGTTTATGGCCGCTGATATCTGTTGCTGCTTCTGTGTTAGTATTTGTAATGGTGGGTGCATGGTGGCTGCTACGTAATCAGAAAAAAGGTCAACTGCCTGTACCAGTTAATCAGGTAGTAGTAAATCCTTCAATAATAGAGCCTCCAGTAGAAAAGAAGCCTTCGCCAATACCAATAGTTAAACAACCGGTAATAGCACAGGCAAAGCCACGTTACAATAAGCCGGCAATTGTTGCTGAGGTTGCGCCGGCAATACAAAGTAGCGCTACAGATAGTAGTGCGCTTGACTTTAGAACTAATTTAGTTGCAGCAGCCAAAGCGCCAAACAGGGTAGCACTTCGCGGAGGTAATCGCATCAATATTCGTGGCATATCCTCCATAGATACTTCAAAACATCCGCTTTATATAGTGGATGGCATCCCGGCAAATAATATCGATAAAATAAATCCGAACGAAATTGCTTCTATTAATATCCTTAAAAAGGATAGTGCTTCAACGGCTTTATATGGCTATAGGGCGGCTAACGGTGTTGTGCTGATTACCACAAAACATGGTCAGCAGGCGTATGCCAGAATTGGAACAAAGGCTGATAGCAGCAAAATGCTGAATGAAGTTGTAGTGACGGGATATTTACCACAAAAAAAGCAAGAGGTAAGTATGGCAGCTGCAACGGTAATCGGCCAGTCATCAAATTATGCATTACAGGGCAAGCTTGCCGGTGTTGAAGTGAATAGCAAACGACTTACTAAAAAAGATTCGTTGATTACGGTAACGGGGCGAGTAATAGACAGTGATGATAAACAACCGCTACCAGGCGTAAGTATCAGCGTTGCAGGAAAAGATAAGCACGCAGTTACCGATGCCCAGGGCAGGTTTACGTTACAGGTAAATAAAAAGGACGTGTTGAATACCGGCTATGTAGGTTATGAAACACAACAGGTAAAAGTAAGAGGGGATAGCTTAAACATAGTGCTTAATCACCAATCAATGGCTTTAAATGAAGTTGTAGTTGGCTATGGCGAACAAAAACAGCAAATCATAACCGCCCATCCGGTAAATGGCTGGAAAGCGTTTAAAAACTATCTTAAAGCAAATGCTGCTGCTCAAACAAAAGGCGGGGTTGTAAAAGTTAAGTTTACTGTCAATATCGATGGCTCACTAAGCGATTTCATAATTGTTAAAAGCCTGAATGAAGTTGCCGACATTACCGCAATAGCTTTAATAAAGAATGGGCCTAAGTGGCAGCCTAACGCAAATAATAAAGCTGAAAGCATTAAAGTAAAGATACGCTTCCCACAAAAGGACTAA
- a CDS encoding RNA polymerase sigma factor: protein MNWLKRKHNIDDTDDESLLKSYRDGGDIDILGRLFERYMALVYGVCLKYLHDEEQSKDAVMQIFEELIIKARQHEVKQFHSWLYVLSRNYCLMQLRSAGKHQAINIDDVMESAFVLHPEDGNKEEHLKRLHHCMEKLVASQRQSIDLFYLQEKCYKEVAEQTGFTLNEVKSFIQNGKRNLKICMDKQSE, encoded by the coding sequence ATGAACTGGCTTAAACGGAAACACAATATTGATGATACCGATGACGAAAGCTTATTGAAAAGCTATCGTGATGGCGGTGATATTGATATTCTCGGCCGTTTGTTTGAAAGGTACATGGCGTTGGTATATGGCGTGTGCCTGAAATACCTGCATGATGAGGAGCAAAGTAAAGATGCCGTAATGCAGATCTTTGAGGAACTGATTATCAAAGCCAGGCAGCATGAGGTAAAGCAATTTCACAGTTGGTTGTATGTGCTTAGCCGTAATTACTGCCTAATGCAATTGCGTTCTGCTGGCAAGCACCAGGCAATTAATATTGATGATGTTATGGAATCGGCCTTCGTTTTGCATCCTGAAGATGGAAACAAGGAAGAGCATTTGAAACGGCTGCATCATTGCATGGAAAAGTTAGTGGCGTCGCAAAGGCAAAGCATCGACCTTTTTTATTTGCAGGAGAAGTGTTATAAGGAAGTAGCCGAGCAAACAGGCTTTACCCTTAACGAGGTAAAAAGCTTTATACAAAACGGTAAAAGGAACCTTAAAATTTGCATGGATAAGCAAAGTGAGTAA
- a CDS encoding pyruvate dehydrogenase complex dihydrolipoamide acetyltransferase: MAEVVKMPKMSDTMTEGVIAKWHKKVGDKVKSGDLLAEVETDKATMDFESYQDGTLLYIGIEEGKAAPVDSVIAVLGNEGEDYKAALDAEGGSAPVADTAAAPAPQPSAAPEQKTESAPAPAAVDTSNIPAAVIRMPLLSDTMTEGVIQKWNFKVGDKIKSDDSLADVETDKATMEVVGYEEGTLLYIGVKEGEAAKVNDIIAIVGKEGTDITPLLSAPVAGSSSSSSANAPTATQETAPATAAATESDSTGSTGDDSRVKASPLARKIAKDKGINLNDVKGSAEGGRVVKKDVEGFTPSAKPAAATASAPAEQAAPAKDAKPAQTISLPTVLGEEKYTEKPVTQMRKAIGRRLSESLFTAPHFYVTVKIDMDAAIAARTKINEVAPVKISFNDFVVKACAVALKQHPAVNSSWQGDTIRVNEHVNIGVAVAVDEGLLVPVIKYADSKTLSHLSVEVKDFAGKAKAKKLQPNEMEGSTFTISNLGMFGVDEFTAIINTPNACILAVSGIQQVPVVKNGAVVPGNVMKVTLSSDHRVVDGASAAAFLGTLKSLLEEPVRLLI; this comes from the coding sequence ATGGCCGAAGTAGTTAAAATGCCTAAAATGAGTGACACCATGACCGAAGGTGTTATTGCAAAATGGCATAAAAAAGTTGGCGATAAAGTAAAATCAGGTGACCTGTTAGCCGAAGTGGAAACAGACAAAGCCACCATGGATTTTGAATCGTACCAGGATGGCACCTTATTATATATAGGTATTGAAGAAGGCAAGGCCGCACCTGTTGATAGCGTTATTGCCGTTTTAGGTAATGAAGGCGAAGACTACAAAGCTGCGCTTGACGCAGAAGGTGGTTCTGCTCCTGTAGCTGATACTGCTGCTGCACCAGCTCCGCAGCCTTCGGCAGCTCCTGAACAAAAAACTGAAAGTGCACCGGCACCTGCTGCTGTTGACACCTCAAATATCCCTGCCGCTGTTATCCGTATGCCGCTGTTAAGCGACACCATGACCGAAGGCGTTATCCAGAAATGGAACTTTAAAGTAGGTGATAAAATAAAATCAGACGATTCACTTGCTGACGTTGAAACCGACAAAGCAACAATGGAAGTAGTAGGTTACGAAGAAGGTACCCTGCTTTACATTGGTGTTAAAGAAGGTGAAGCCGCTAAAGTGAACGATATTATTGCCATTGTTGGTAAAGAAGGCACAGACATTACTCCGTTATTAAGTGCTCCAGTAGCAGGATCGAGTAGCAGTAGCAGCGCAAATGCACCTACCGCTACACAAGAAACTGCTCCTGCAACCGCCGCTGCTACCGAGTCTGATTCAACCGGTTCAACCGGGGATGATAGCCGCGTAAAAGCATCTCCATTGGCACGCAAAATCGCTAAAGATAAAGGCATTAACCTTAATGACGTTAAAGGCAGCGCCGAAGGCGGCCGTGTCGTTAAAAAGGATGTTGAAGGCTTTACGCCATCTGCTAAACCGGCTGCTGCCACTGCTTCTGCACCTGCAGAACAAGCTGCTCCGGCTAAAGATGCAAAACCAGCACAAACTATTTCATTGCCAACTGTATTAGGCGAAGAAAAATATACTGAGAAACCGGTTACCCAAATGCGTAAAGCAATTGGCCGCCGTTTATCAGAAAGCTTGTTTACTGCTCCGCATTTCTATGTAACTGTTAAAATTGATATGGACGCTGCTATTGCTGCACGTACCAAGATCAATGAAGTTGCGCCGGTTAAGATATCATTTAACGACTTTGTTGTTAAAGCTTGTGCTGTTGCCTTAAAACAACATCCGGCTGTTAACTCATCATGGCAGGGCGATACCATCCGTGTTAACGAGCACGTAAACATTGGTGTAGCTGTTGCGGTTGACGAAGGTTTGCTTGTACCGGTTATTAAATATGCCGATAGCAAAACTTTAAGCCACCTGTCTGTTGAAGTGAAAGACTTTGCCGGAAAAGCAAAAGCTAAAAAGCTACAGCCAAACGAAATGGAAGGCTCAACCTTCACTATTTCTAACTTAGGTATGTTTGGTGTTGACGAGTTTACTGCCATCATTAATACACCTAATGCATGTATCCTTGCGGTTAGCGGTATACAACAAGTGCCTGTTGTTAAAAACGGTGCTGTAGTACCAGGTAACGTAATGAAAGTAACCTTAAGCAGTGACCACCGCGTGGTTGACGGCGCTTCTGCAGCCGCTTTCTTAGGTACACTTAAATCATTGCTTGAAGAGCCGGTACGTTTACTGATCTGA
- the pdhA gene encoding pyruvate dehydrogenase (acetyl-transferring) E1 component subunit alpha, translating to MSSIEINKDTYLKWYESMLLMRKFEEKTGQVYGQQKIRGFCHLYIGQEAVLAGAMSVLRHEDSMITAYRDHAHAIAKGTHPNAVMAEMYGKVTGCSKGKGGSMHMFDKENRFFGGHGIVGGQIPLGAGIAFAEKYNGTDNVCVTYMGDGAVRQGALNETFNMASLWKLPVIFVCENNGYAMGTSVERTTIETDIYKLGLPYGIPSSAVDGMDPVAVHTAMNEAVDRARAGEGPTFLEMRTYRYKGHSMSDPQKYRTKEEVESYKAKDPIEIVKQTIEKEGYADEKWFEEIEAKIKGQVDEAIKFAEESPWPDASELYTDVYVQQDYPFIRENV from the coding sequence ATGAGTTCAATCGAAATAAATAAAGATACCTACCTTAAATGGTACGAGTCGATGCTGTTAATGCGTAAGTTCGAAGAAAAAACCGGGCAAGTATACGGACAGCAAAAAATCAGAGGTTTTTGTCACCTGTATATTGGCCAGGAAGCTGTATTAGCCGGAGCAATGTCTGTACTTAGACATGAGGACAGCATGATTACAGCTTACCGCGACCACGCGCATGCTATTGCAAAAGGTACACACCCTAATGCAGTAATGGCCGAAATGTATGGCAAAGTAACTGGCTGCTCTAAAGGTAAAGGTGGTTCAATGCACATGTTCGACAAAGAAAACCGTTTCTTTGGTGGTCATGGTATCGTTGGTGGCCAAATCCCGCTGGGTGCCGGTATTGCATTTGCCGAAAAATATAACGGTACAGACAATGTATGCGTTACCTACATGGGCGATGGTGCTGTACGTCAGGGTGCGTTAAACGAAACCTTTAACATGGCAAGCCTTTGGAAACTGCCTGTAATTTTCGTTTGCGAAAACAACGGTTATGCAATGGGTACATCTGTTGAGCGTACTACTATTGAAACTGATATCTATAAATTAGGCTTACCATATGGTATTCCGTCATCAGCAGTTGATGGTATGGACCCGGTTGCGGTTCACACTGCCATGAACGAGGCTGTTGACCGTGCACGTGCAGGCGAAGGCCCAACCTTCCTTGAAATGCGCACTTACCGTTACAAAGGCCACTCTATGTCTGATCCTCAGAAATACCGTACTAAAGAAGAGGTAGAAAGCTATAAGGCAAAAGATCCGATTGAAATTGTTAAGCAAACCATCGAAAAGGAAGGTTATGCCGACGAGAAATGGTTTGAAGAGATCGAAGCTAAAATTAAAGGACAGGTTGACGAGGCAATTAAATTCGCTGAAGAATCACCATGGCCAGATGCTTCTGAACTTTATACTGATGTATATGTTCAGCAGGATTATCCATTTATCAGAGAAAACGTTTAA
- a CDS encoding C40 family peptidase, which translates to MKKIILAIALCLSILASQAQTKNVPTQTADKPSDEEQSLAKDYFSQVMGVALNATSNVKLFQFVYDWIGTPYHFGGSSKRGIDCSGFTKELYTKVFNLTIKRNSRDIFSMVSPVAKDELKEGDLVFFKIHSRSISHVGIYLGDGRFAHASMKGVAVSNLDDPYYSRYFYRGGRMLDVFKEELEKTGDVQ; encoded by the coding sequence ATGAAGAAAATTATCCTGGCTATTGCGTTGTGCCTTAGTATTTTAGCATCGCAGGCGCAAACAAAAAACGTTCCAACTCAGACTGCCGACAAACCATCTGATGAAGAACAGTCATTAGCAAAAGATTACTTTTCACAAGTAATGGGTGTTGCCCTTAATGCTACTTCAAACGTAAAGCTTTTTCAATTTGTGTATGACTGGATTGGTACTCCTTACCATTTCGGCGGCAGCTCTAAAAGAGGCATTGATTGCTCTGGCTTTACAAAAGAGCTTTATACAAAGGTTTTCAACTTAACGATAAAAAGAAATTCACGCGATATATTCAGCATGGTTAGTCCGGTTGCAAAGGACGAACTGAAAGAAGGCGACCTGGTATTTTTTAAAATCCACAGCCGCAGCATATCGCACGTAGGTATTTATTTAGGTGATGGCCGCTTTGCCCACGCCTCAATGAAAGGTGTTGCAGTAAGCAATTTAGACGATCCATATTACAGCCGTTATTTTTATCGCGGCGGTCGCATGCTGGATGTGTTTAAAGAGGAATTGGAAAAAACAGGAGATGTACAATAA